The DNA sequence GAAGAAACATATAGCCTCGTAGGAATCCTGAAAAATGGGTCGTCCTAGTCTCCAATCGGGCCCACTCCACAagggatggaaaggaatgaagGGGAGGCCTAATGAACTTGCGTTAAAAGTAAGTACTTGTTTGGTAATATCTTACCCTAGTCGGTTTGGTTTgaaactcatttcattattatttataaattattttaattcatctcatatcatctttgAATTTAAACGGAATCTAAAATTTCATTTGCAAATATtgctcaaatataaaaaaaatttaatttttaattttttttatctaattattataactttttcaaacttttaaataaaacataaaaatcaatacaacttcaaaacataaataatattaaaaataatattttaattttataatatttttattcatttctctctcttattttccaaaatccaataaaaacatCTTAACGCAAACTattaactactattcataaattatttaattattatttacagagtTCTAATATCATCTCAATacccaaacatctcctaaataCAGTAAGTTCAGACGGAAGATTCCAACAACAATTTcgttatcaaaataaaaataaacaaacaatagGTTAACAAAATTATACCTCGGGTAACTAAAGAAATGACTAtagaaaaactaatttttataatcgagttattctattctcaaaccAATGTGTAAACTATACCATtcatataacttaaataataatatttgatttgtcaaattcaaattttaaaatttatgtttcaaataaaatcatgtcatataaATACTTTATAAGTGTGTTCTACATGtcaatttaagaatataatttgtcTTTGTAATCAATTGGTTGATTGGTATAATGGAgttggattatatttttttcccttttgaattgagttattattattgcataatgggtaattttctttttgttcttcgTGTAGCACAAAAATACAACTTTAATATTTTGGGGCCAATGGTATTTTATTTGGAggaaaatggatgaaaaatcagaaaattattACCATTCAAAGTTTGGGGGGATTAGGCTTTCCCCCCATCCCCATTGTCCATGATTAGAGGGGATCctgatctatttttattttattttattttttatttttattttacatatggAATTATTGTAATTGCTAGATGAAAACGAAATAGGATCATTTTACATATACCAtttgtgaaaaatgatttgttttttccttttgcatatgctaatatttttttagtaaatttaaggaaattaaatatttttttaaaatataattatataaaatattgtgtaaattatttttttttaataaaaaaaaaaagttgaaatgtgAGAGGATAGGCAATAGGAAAGAAAACTAGGCTAAGGCTACAGTGGTGGAAGAGGGGAGTAGACAGGTGGCAGGAAGAGGAGAGGACAGAAGGTAGGGGGGTCTTGAAGTCGGCGGCTGAATCTTGGGAAACTGACGTGAGCGTGGAGTGGTATTGATTCCAAAAACGAAAAAGTCGTcctaaatttcataaaagaataAAGCTACACCCTATCTCAAGCGCACAGCTGTCACCGTAATAAGTTGTTCCCTTTTTTACTTGGAGATGAGTTTTTAGACCACCTGGAATCCATTTTCAAACTCCacctttcaattattttaattcttttgtcCTTTCTTATTcaatgttattatataatataatttaatttaaaagataagttttaaataaaattattattattatactgTTCGTGAAGTGTGTGGATGGACCCACAAGCTTCGGCCAACAGTGATTGCTGGGAGTGCTTTTagacaaaatttttctttttattttttttatttatatgttttagtatttttaaatatttttaaaaaaatataaaaaatatatcaatatattaataattactaaaaaaaatataaaaaaaattaaataaatgagcaatcaaaataaaaagacaaaacttgacaacataataatattattttaatagttgaTCCAAATTACAATGCTATCTGTAAGAAGAAAAAAGTCCCTGCTTGGGAATGGACCAAAAAATTCGGCCCAGTTGCCTCTGGGCTCAAAGCCCAAAAATTAGGTCATCATGGTTTTGATGTGGTTTTGGGCAGCACCAACAATGTTTTTATTCTACTCAGGCACAACTAATTACATGGGGTAATAAGCAAACCATCTGTCAAGCATGGCAGCACACTCCTTCTGCTTGTACTCTGCAGCAATGTGACCCCCTCCCTGACCAGAAAGTGAATCAAAATACAGAAACCAtcgttagtttttttttttttaccttgtaACCATTATCATTGAAGAGAATTCATCATGAGTTTGAGGGGTTATCTTGCCTTCACGGTTACAAATGTCAGGACAAAGTCATTTTCTGTATACTCCTCCGTGTATCTAAGAGAAACATGTACTGTGTAAGTAACAAAATTCCAAAGTTTGAGAGAGCTTGAAAAGGAAATCAAAATCCGAAACCTACCCGGCAACTTGAGCATCGAGGTACCATGGTCGCCAAGCATCCATTAGAGTCATGTTAAATGATCTTATCCATTGTCGTGTGCCAATGTGGGGAATAGACATGTCATGATCACCACTGTTTGGAATCCAACAACGACATTAGAGGTGTTAAAATTAACTTTGTAACTTTAAAGACTCTGTTTCATGAGCTCTCTTTACTAGCTAGCTCCAAAGATTGGGAGAAAAATTTTACCTGTATATCAGAGCTCTTAGTTCAGCTTGAGTAAAGTTCTTGTGATAACTAACGACACTTGACAACTCCTGTGTGTAAGATAAGCTGCTGTTGCACATCTTCCATGACTCCTTCGTTCCCTAATTAGCATTACAGAGCTATTGTTTAGTCCattttttgggtaaaaggggtaGTATCACTCGTAATTTTCACTTACCTTTCGAATATTAAGAGCTTCTTGGACGCTCTTATCATTTACCCAGATGCCACACAGCACGTGTCGATAATTCTGAGAAAATAGTAATCCAAATGTTGctcacacatatataatatacatatatatatagagagagagagagagagagagagagagagagttacccGGCACCAAAATGCAGTGCCTTTAGGATGTGAAAGGAGAAGATCTTGGGACTGCTCTCTTAGGGATCGCCGATCTGAATTCACTGAACTTGGTTCTGGGGATGTCATGGAGCAAGAAGGTTCAAGAACATGTTGAAGATTTATCTCAAGGATCAACTGCATGGCCATTACTAACAGGTCAATGAAGATCATGATGAGGAGAATAAATGCAATTGTaccaaaaagagagaagaataagaagaagaagggagtCAACTCAAGGCAATTATGGCAGTTTGCTAACCTCTTCAATGGTTTGAAGAACCGACTCACATTGTGCATTGCTTGAATCCACATTCACAAAGTCTCCGTTGCAGCTTATATAGGCAGTCTAGAATGGCATATATAGAGAGAGTAAAgacacaataataaaatattaatgattCAAAGGCAATAAAATAACGAAGCATAACAAGCTGGATAAAACAATGACAAAGCTGATTCTACAATTCACGGTTTTCTTTCGGAAGCAGATGCTAAAATCTACTCACAAACTCTGTTTCTTGCATCACATTTTGGAAACACAAGCTTTCCATTGATGAAATGATCACTTAAAATGAGATAATCCATTGATAGCTAAGAACTTTCCTTGTTATAAACGGTTTGAGAAGGAAGTACACTGGTTTTTACCAATTGAATGCAGCTTATGAGGCAAAAGCAGTTCCAATTTGAGtcatccaaataaaactttacaaGTGGAGACTATATCCTCATTTGGAttcagaatatataatatatcacttcCTTCATCTGCCAAAGCTAAACTCCTATCTATGAGACCCGGATGTTGATATGTTTGGTGGATTCCCATAAAAacttatagagagagagagagagagagagagagagaggtcatcATCTCACCTCATAGAGTTCCTTTGGAATAAGAGCTAGGTGGTAAGCATAAAGATATCTTGAATTATCATCAATTTGAGTATCCGTCTTTGGGTTCCCAAGCACATAACCCTGATTCAATTAAAAGAACATCATGTCCTACAACAACTTTTGTTCTGAAGGAACTGAAAAATAGTTGCTGCATAGGTTGGCAATCCCAATTAACAGAGAGGAAAGCATGCATGTTCAAACTAACTGAAGTAATTAAGGTTCTAGGTAACATACTTTCAGATTCATGCGTGgatattcttgaatttgattGCCTGAGATCCCAAATCAATGTCCAAAACAGAGCTTAATGAGTTTATGTTCCAAATCTAAAAAGGAATTGCTCTGATCTCAAAAAAGCTTTATATActgattatttttgttttcatcaagTAATTTACCCCCTATTATTTCTTGAACGACCAACGGCACAGTTATCCCTGAATACGAATCACCACCTATGTAAAGTTGATTCGACTTGAATTGTGGGTGCTCCGTTATCCACTGCATTACAGTTTGAGATTTtaatcaaatgataaaaaataaaaaataaaaaattacagtgCGGATGTATAACATATTAATTGAAATTTAGTGCTGTTTTTCACTCGAGAGTTAGCccataaaaattcaaaataaataaataaataaagaggtTTTATGCACCTTCCTTAGAAACTCATAGGTGAGTGCTGCTGTTGCTGTGTCACTACTGTAGTAGCCTTCTGAGGTGGTGGAGTAAGAGAATCCGGTGCCGACGGGTGCATCCACGTATATTATGTTGAGGCCCTGCAAAAGTTGTCTCCACCCTTtgagtatttgtttttttttcagagAATTTCAAGTGAACATAGAAATATCATAATAGAGTATGATCTGCTAGCTGCATTTAATTGAATACCTTGGTCCATGTGTATGGGTTCAAATGTAGTGACGGTAAGCTCCCATTGTATTCGGAATAAGTGAAACCCAAAGGTCCTGTACCAAATTTGAAAGATCTCCATGCTTTTAACTTAGGGTACTTGTAAGTTAGTACTTGGAACTTATACAATAATATCACGCCACCCAAGCCATATATTTATTCTCTctaaaattaaactaattaagaaaatatatagatatttctTGATCAAACTGTAAGGTTTTGAGTATGAGAAAGATAGACACATAAAAtgaatctcataatatttatttattgaacatTTAATACTGTTTGAgcatttataaatattgtaagatcCACTTCACATATCTACCTCTCTTCGATCTGTTAACTAAAATTTGATTAGATAATCCATAGTCATCCAACTAATCTCCCAGGTAGTGTTGCTATGCCACCCAAATTTGccctgcaattttttttttagttttttatttcaaacattttttaaatatgtttaaacatttaaaaaaaaaaaaaaatcaaattattaatagttatttctttaactattaaataaaatatatgatctgTCAAATCGAGGGCCAAACTCAGGTTCATTTTTCATAAGATCACAAGTCGTgctataattttgaattgaataaCACGTACGGGCTGTTTAAAAGAATACAAGTTATGGCAAAAAGAGGAAGGGAGAAGTACAGTTGAAGGACAAGAGGAGAGAAATACCACTCTCGTAAAAGAATGCGAGGAGAGTAGAACAGCCAGGGCCACCGGTGAGCCAGAGCACAACAGGGTCCTGTGCAGGGCTTCTCTGAGACTCTACGAAATAATAAAACAGCTGCACATCTTCGGTGTTACCTACGCCAATATATCTGCAATCAAGTAACTCAATCACCCCAAActtgggaaaaaagaaaaagagaagaaattaaaaggAATGGGGAGAGGAAAAACTCACCCAGTTTCAAGCGTAAATGGTAGATCACCAGCAAACCCAGGTAGGGTCTTGACAACTGTGCGTGAGAGAGAAACGCCTGAGAAAATCAGTAGCAAAGTAACGTGCAGACACGCCCCATACAACAACGCTGCTCTGGAGCTAAACATCGTGAAAAATGGGAAGCACTCCTACTAGAATGAGACTATTTTCTCTCCCTCACTTTGCCAGAAAACGAAATAGTCTCCGtcgatatttataatatgcacGCCCTACCGAACGTTCATGAAAAAATGCATGGGAAATAGGACTTGTAGAATCAGACTGTCTCCTTCGTTATTTGAATGTATTTCCTATTAAACTAATTTCACTTTCCAGAGTTACGACCATTCTCTAAAGTGGAAAAGTGGCTCAAGCTCCCTTTGAAATTCGGCTGGGGTTAAATTCGTTCGCATTCCAGTACTTGTCATTCAAATTAGCATCTCTGGCGGCTTTTCATTATACAGATTAGATTTGAtgggataaaaattaaaaattacataaaatattattaaaatttaatttttaatataatttttattttaaaatttaaaaaaattaaattatttattatattttatgtaaaaatttaaaaaaattataatgattaaattagataaaatgatataatttgtcATTGATTGGTTCACGAAAACAGTTGTATTgtattcttcttattttttttatttgttggctTAGGAAATGTTTagagaataaaatgacatgaaaattttgtgaatattagtgagataatttgagttcaatattaattgagttttaggaaagaagaaaaaagaaattgaataaaaaaattataaaattaaaatattgttaaaatataattttttatttaaaattttaaaaaattaaattgttttttatttcttatttaaaaaattgagaaaattgtattgattagttaaaaaattataataattaatttaaaagtatttatatttaaataatatttaaaaaataaataaaataaaatgagaccaAATAGAAAGACACGTCGCCTTATATATTCGGAGACATTTCACTACCTGCCTTGAAACTTGCCTCGATTTGACAGGGTTTGATGAACTACTGCACGAAAATATAGGGATCATACTCGAGGATTGCCGCAAACAATACTGGAGGAATTAAGTATTCAtgatctatttaaaatatatatatatatatatatatatatattcatgatctAATCGTTTTGGGGAGTAGCGGTTGTTAGGAATCATAACATGATGCAGAGAATGTAAGTCTTCGAGAATGAGATGATAATATAAGAGCTGACTTAGTAGTGGAATAGTTAAATTTTGAttaggaaatttatttttataaatttttattaagaaagaaaataaaaagctgTTTATTGACCCAAAAATTGTTGTAACTGTATTTTTGTTCCTAGAAGTCAAAATGAGTAAAAGATCTTCAAGATTTATTGAAAGGAAAGATGTACCGGCCGCCGGCGAATTCATCTAAACCTAATAATTGGTCTCAAATGCAATGGAAAGTGGAATTAATCTGATTCATcaatattttaagatataatAAACGTAATATCATTGAATTCGAGAACAATCAATGGAGAAAAACACGTCTAATAAACATGCAGACGTCTAGCTAATAATTAGTCACTAAGATCCAAATCCGTTTGGTTGGAGGTTTGCTAATAAACAGGGCACATTGATTTATTGgttgatgtttattttttttttcaagaaatgttTTGAGTCTCGAATTCGGATCTAAATAATGTCtcgaatgaattttttttttaaatattttttaatgatgttgtgaatttttttaaaaaagtttatgatgattaaaataatacaaaaaaaaaattgaaatatactATTCGGTGACTCTATTCTGGACACAATTTCGATGACTGTAGcactgctctttttttttttaccgaacTGGATGAAGACTGATGGaacgtgtatatataatattattttatatgataattatataacttaattatgtaattttatctaaaaattactatttactatttatataataaaattatttaatatttattaactacatataaaatgttaaagaagattaattaattttaatttttcaaatttaattaattttttatattaatttttctatccaaaaataaaataaaattcaaagacCGACTATTCGGACCAACAGATGGCTAACTATTCGGACCAACAAAAAATGTTGGTCAAGAAGTGATGCTCCAACAGGAGTCGCAACCTGTGGGAAAGGGTACTATTagttgattatttgataggtgacatcaatttttattttttatgtttttgtcttTTAGCGCCAGCAaccaataaaaatttatgtccacttatatatttttttattatttacgtCACTTTTAAAATCAGTATTATCATAGctgattaattttaaattactgattccaaaacataattttatattttttatattttacaaatattttaatatacgTTTTATTACTTATCAATACTTTTTACCTGGATTAGATTGAAACTTATTTATCAAACCTGCTGGAAGACAAATATCGGATCTTGTGCGTATTTACCAACCCTACTGTAGGACAAATGTGATGTGGAGGCtgtgaaaatgagaaaaatttaaaaagaaagagaacatGACCTAGCCACCTTGAGTTGAAGGGATGCTGCTCTACCACACTCTTGTTCTATATGGCAGCCCAACTTAGGGCCTCTTGGAGTGACCTAGCGCCCAAATTAACCACCCATCGCATTCATTAAATGGTAGTGATAGActtactacccatctactactcatatactatttgtaatgtttttatttttttattattttattttaagtatttttttaacatccttaattattaaaaaaaattaaaaaaacatctaAACTTACTAAttgtcacttccttaactattaaataaaataaaaaattataaaaagaatcaaatataaaaaagaatagtaaatgaGTAATAAGAAagtagtaatcctatcattttccttcattaaattgAGCCATTTTTTAACTcacccaccaaaaaaaaaaaaaaaaaaactaaaaaagagagATCGAAGACAAATTAAAGTCAACAATAATTTAGATAAGAGAGAATATGTAGAGATCAGGTCCTACATGCGTAACCTTCCACTTATTTTGTGATCAGGAATAGATCTTTCAAACTAACAGTATTTTGAAAAttcattcattatatatatatatatataacccaaGTTCTATCCAAACCAATAAGAATCGTCGAGGGCTGAGCAGCAGCTTTGGTGGTTGCCTTTGCGGCGATTATGTCTTCAAGATCTTTCTCAGCCACAAACATAAGGTCATCCAGTTAAAGAGTTGGTGGATCCACAGAGGTAGCCACAACACTCGGTTCCTCCTGAGAAATGGCCAACATGGTGCTTCCACCTTCCTAAGAGATGGGTTTACTCGGCAACTCCTGAGAAGAACTCAATTTAACATTGTCGACAGAGGTGATGCCCCCACTCCGTTGTTTAGGGGAGGTACCAATTTTATACCTCTCAGCGACGAGGGAAGTAAAGAACCACTTTTAGATGAAATAGACTCATCTGAACAAGGCAAGATACGAGcattttttacatttctttGCTTTTTCCCGCCTACGCCAAGAcgtttcttctttctcaaattgCCCATCGGCGGGCGAGGGCACCCAAAAACTCACTCCCTAAGACATGGGCCCAATTAGGGACCATCAAGAACTTTTCAATATTATTGGAGATTAAAAGCACATCCAAGAGGCACAATTTGGGATAAGCCTAAGCCTAGGACTCCACCAGCTAACACGAGCCTCTGACGAGGAGAAATAATCACTTCATAGTCATCCCCATCAAGGACAGGGGACCAGCATGCCCTTATAGAAAATTCCTTATTAAGAGCTTCATCAGTGGGGAAATCCCAACCAGAGCCAGTTACAAGGAAAAATTTGTTAGTCCAATCATTCACATGCGAATATTTACGCTCTAAATCAACCAAGGCTGGATGAGATTTGAAACTGCAAAGATTCTCATCCAAATGCCTAAAACCAAGAAGGTTTGGATATTCATCGCCCACAGGCTCCAGAACCTGTCGCCACAAAACACAGCAGgccatcaaaattatttatatatatatatatatataacccaaGTTCTATCCAAACCAATAAGAGTCGTCGAGGGCTGAGCAGCAGCTTTGGTGGTTGCCTTTGCGGCGATTATGTCTTCAAGATCTTTCTCAGCCACAAACATAAGGTCATCTAGTTAAAGAGTTGGTGGATCCACAGAGGTAGCCACAACACTTGGTTCCTCCTGAGAAATGGCCAACATGGTGCTTCCACCTTCCTAAGAGATGGGTTTACTCGGCAACTCTTGAGAAGAACTCAATTTAACATTGTCGACAGAGGTGATGCCCCCACTCCGTTGTTTAGGGGAGGTACCAATTTTATACCTCTCAGCGACGAGGGAAGTAAAGAACCACTTTTAGATGAAATAGACTCATCCGAACAAGGCAAGATACGAGCATTTTTTacctttctttgctttttccCGCCTACGCTAAGAcgtttcttctttctcaaattgCCCATCGGTGGGCGAGGGCACCCAAAAACTCACTCCCTAAGACATGGGCCCAATTAGGGACCATCAAGAACTTTTCAATATTATTGGGGATTAAAAGCACATCCAAGAGGCACAATTTGGGATAAGCCTAAGCCTAGGACTCCACCAGCCTAACACGAGCCTCCTGACGAGGAGAAATAATCACTTCATAGTCATCCCCATCAAGGACAGGGGACCAGCATGCCCTTATAGAAAATTCCTTATTAAGAGCTTCATCAGTGGGGAAATCCCAACCAGAGCCAGTTACAAGGAAAAATTTGTTAGTCCAATCATTCACATGCGAATATTTACGCTCTAAATCAACCAAGGCTGGATGAGATTTGAAACTGCAAAGATTCTCATCCAAATGCCTAAAACCAAGAAGGTTTGGATATTCATCGCCCACAGGCTCCAGAACCTGTCGCCACAAAACACAGCAGgccatcaaaattatttatatatatatatatatatatatatataacccaaGTTCTATCCAAACCAATAAGAGTCGTCGAGGGCTGAGCAGCAGCTTTGGTGGTTGCCTTTGCGGCGATTATGTCTTCAAGATCTTTCTCAGCCACAAACATAAGGTCATCCAGTGAAAGAGTTGGTGGATCCACAGAGGTAGCCACAACACTCGGTTCCTCCTGAGAAATGGCCAACATGGTGCTTCCACCTTCCTAAGAGATGGGTTTACTCGGCAACTCCTGAGAAGAACTCAATTTAACATTGTCGACGG is a window from the Juglans regia cultivar Chandler chromosome 7, Walnut 2.0, whole genome shotgun sequence genome containing:
- the LOC108980281 gene encoding serine carboxypeptidase-like 13, whose protein sequence is MFSSRAALLYGACLHVTLLLIFSGVSLSRTVVKTLPGFAGDLPFTLETGYIGVGNTEDVQLFYYFVESQRSPAQDPVVLWLTGGPGCSTLLAFFYESGPLGFTYSEYNGSLPSLHLNPYTWTKGLNIIYVDAPVGTGFSYSTTSEGYYSSDTATAALTYEFLRKWITEHPQFKSNQLYIGGDSYSGITVPLVVQEIIGGNQIQEYPRMNLKGYVLGNPKTDTQIDDNSRYLYAYHLALIPKELYETAYISCNGDFVNVDSSNAQCESVLQTIEELILEINLQHVLEPSCSMTSPEPSSVNSDRRSLREQSQDLLLSHPKGTAFWCRNYRHVLCGIWVNDKSVQEALNIRKGTKESWKMCNSSLSYTQELSSVVSYHKNFTQAELRALIYSGDHDMSIPHIGTRQWIRSFNMTLMDAWRPWYLDAQVAGYTEEYTENDFVLTFVTVKGGGHIAAEYKQKECAAMLDRWFAYYPM